AAGAACTATTTCATGTTTTTGGTACTTTGGAACCTTCGTTGGGATACATCTTGTGCCTTGTGCACGTTTCAACCCCTGATAGCCCTGCTCGTGTGATGTTGATGCGTGCGGCCAGTGTTGATCCATGCTGCTGCTGGGCGCTTTGCTTCCCAAAAGTTTCTTCAAATTAAATCGGCTGGTTGGTGCGCTGACGCTTCTCTGCCGTACTGGGTTCTTCCCTATGCAAACACCAAGTCGTTCGTGTGTGTGAAGATGAAGTCGCTTTACATGTGAGCAAATAATTTCCTTGTGCTCAGCAGATTAACCAACTTTTGGAAGCCTGGTTTGGAATGTGGAGATTTTACAAGATCTCTATTAGGAGTTGATTGTTCTGCCAAGTTAGTATCACAGTGGCATTCCAAAGGTGCCCAATGAAATTTCACGTGCCTTCACCTCATTGTGGTGAGATGTACGTAGAATGAGAAAATACCGTCGCCATCAGCGGAGACGTGCGCAGTTCGTGCAGACGAACGTCAGGATTGCCAACTGCCTAGATAATCCGTAGACCCCCCGCCAGCGAAAGATTAACATAACAACCCACGGATGGAGCTGAAAACGGCATGGGGCATCTTTTTTGTTTATAAACATGTAGCGTACACGAACGAAATCTAAGTCGCAATTGAAAAACGAGAGGACTCGCGACAAGAGCAAATATCAATATACTTGTCGAGATGAAAGGGAGTGGCCAGCCAATGATCAGCCTacaggttccggggctgtcaatGATGAACGAATATCATTACATTAGCTTAATGCGAAAGAACAAGTGTTCAGCTCAATTCAGACTTCGCTCTCAGGGAAAAATAATGGCAGATGCTGCTGTAGATGGTGATGCATGCCGCCAAGATTAGCAGCTGTCCTTGGTCTTGGCATTGCAACAGTGGATACCAACTTCAAACCCTGATTGACGGCCATGCATCCTTGCTTTTTCAAAAGGGTACATGTGGACTTGTGACAGGGCAACACGTCGGATCAAAGTACATTCCCTGTGCTTGGTTTGTAATCCACCAGGAATCTGCCATGGCCAACTTGATCAGACAGAGTAAACCTGGATGGCGCCTCTCCCAGATGATCCACTGCGTCACCGTCGGAACGGAACAGAATAGAATGTGCGATAACTGATAAAGGTAGAAAGCTTCAGATAATTTGGTTCAAAAGTTTGCCTCTTGAATCCTACTCTACAAAATTACAAACCCGATGTGCATCGAACATTCTTAGTGGCATCAATTGGTGCACACAGCATTGAACAACAAGCAGATAGTGCACTGATCATAGCCATGTCAAGTGCAAAACATTTCTGCATCATTATCAGCTCTCATTCACAGAAAATGCTGGGAGCTCTCTTTTCTTTCAAAAAAGAAGAAGGGAAAATGAACCAGAGACAGTGCATTTTATCAGTACCATGGCCCCGTCTGATTGTCTGCATACTAACCTGAATGCCGCCTCTCCCAGATGATCCAGTACATCGCCGTCGGAAAGAATAATAGCATGTGGTACTAGTGAAGCTAGAAAGATTCAGATGCTATTCCGTTGTTATAtttcccaacaagaaaaagaaaagggagagCTTGAAAAGTGCGCCTCTTGAATTCTACACCACAAAATATTAAGCCCGGCATTTGCGTACTTGTACTGAGCATTCTTAATCCCATTGGTTAGATCATTATCTCTATCTGCACCAGGAGATACGAAAGCAGACAATGTACCAAAACAGCATTCCGTTTTGCTTGAGGCTTATCTTGTTATGTGTGGAACAACTTTTCTGAATCGATGCTCAAGTCAACTAAGAAATTGATATTGAACAGCGAGAAAGAACCGAAGACGGTGCATTTCTTTTATCAGTATCATGGTCCCATCCGATTGCATGAATACTAACGAATCCAAACCAGAGATTCAGAGATGAAGCGCATGTTGGCATTACAATTTTGTACCAGAACACATCCTCCTGAGTATAACTGTAACCTCCTTCTATTGCTGTTATATGAGTATAAGCATAGTATCAAAACATAAGAACATTATATCAGTTATATTCACTGATTGCCCTTTCATTCCATGAGAGTATATTTTCACCAAAAATGTAAAACAACTCTCATGCAACAACTGCCAAAACGAAACCCCAAACAATCCTTGAGCACATTCATAGATTCAGCTAGGAAAGCAGAGCTCAACGACATCCATGGGGCGCACCGGTTGTTCCGGAGCATCGATCTCCCGCGACGCGCCGCCATTGCCACTGCCATCTTCATCGAACCTGCAATCCACAGACGCCGGCCCGGAGCTGCCCTCCCAACAGGCACCACCGGCCTCAGAGTTGCCATTGTTGAAGCAGAGGGTCGGGTCCGTGCACACCACGGAGCCGACGCTGCACTGCTTCTGGAACGGGAAGGCGCCGGCGGCCTCCGCGTCGATCTTGGCCCGGACGTCGAAGAGGAGGCCCCTCAGCCGCGCCACCTCGGCCTCGAGCGTGGCGTGGCCCTGCAGCCGGCGCTGGAGCTGCTGGTTGGCGGCgcggagcttcttgacctcctccTCCAGGAACGCGGCGTGCGCCTTCTTCTTCTCCCGGTACTTGCGCACGGCCTCCCGGTTCCCCAGCGGCCGGCGGGGCCTCGCCGCGTCGTCGTCCTCGCTGCCGGCGGCGAAGAGCTGGTGGGTGTGGGTGTGCAGGCAGGTGTGCGTGTGCGTGGCGGCCGACGGGCCCGGAGGGTTGCAGGTGTGCGTGTGGGTGCAGGtcgcggcggcggcgtcgcccaGGAGGTCGCCGAACGTGCCCGGCATCTCCGGGTGGGGGAAGAGGAATTGGCTCGGGAGGTCCACCCCGTCGTCCATTTGTGCTAGAATTATGCCAAGAACAACCACTTTGTCGCCCGGCCGGGAAAAGAAATTGGAATCAAGAACAGAGTATGTCGgacgacagcagcagcagcagtctccGGCGAAAATGGCGAGCTGCTCTGAAATCGGAAGAACACAGCCGACCACCGGAGGTTGGAGTGCGAGATTGAAGGGGCGGAAGGACAGCAGGAGCGAAGCCTCTATAACGACGAAAAGTTCCAGTTGGAAGCTGGAAACCCCACGAGGGACATAGCAAGAAGAAGAACAAAATTGGAGATAAAGAAAGCGGGGGAGAATCCGGCATCAAAATCCCATCTCGGGGTCCGGGGAGCGATATGGAAACGGAATCGATCAATCGGTGGACCGGCCTCTCCTCTCGGCTCACGGCACCGAGCTGCCCCTTGCAGGGTCCCTTTTCGCCGGCCTTTCGCTCTCTCGTCTCGCCGCCGATCTTTTTGGCGATGGTGGGGAGAATCTTGGAAAGAGGGGCGGAGGAGATGGAGTGTGACGTGATTGGATTGGGGTGGGAAAGGAGggtggggagagagggagggagggacgaTCCCCTGGTTCTTGCCGGTGTGGGAGGTTTTTGTTTGCGAAAAGACGCGATTTTGCGTTGATTTTTTCTGCTGGCTGTTGTTTCGAGCTGCCGCCACTTGGCCGAGCTTATGTCACTTAGTTGGACCTTTTGCGCTTTAGAAATCGTTGTCAGCTTGACTATATGTCCCTCCTCCCTCTCTAACAGTGCAATGCCTCATTAGCCCATAAACTAACGGTGGATGAACTACACTGACGGTGGATAAACACTTCAGTTCATGAACTAAAAAATCGCACAGTTCAGTCTATCAACTGGTTTAAGTGTATGGCTTTGGTCAGGGATAAAAAGCCGTCTTTGCTGTAATTTCTTGTCGGACACGTGTGCATGTGAAGGACGACATCCGTGGAAGTTGTTTTTGAGGGGGGTGGTTTCTGCAAATGACCAAAGCAAGTCGTTGTCCACTTGACCCTGTCCCTCCTCCTTCCATAACCTTTCATAGCCTTGCATAATCCTCAGTAAAATAAGCCAATTTTTTCTTAGGCGTTGGTGCTTATCTCTACAGGATAAGTGTCTAATTAAACGTCTATCCTCAATAAATAAGCAATTGATTCTTAAGAGGAGACTGATTTATTACCTCCTCTAAACACCATGCATTATACAAGCCCTAATAAGAGTGAAATGCTTTGTTACTTCATGTTCCATAAACTCACGCAGATGCACACATAAACTCACACAGATGCACACTTTAGTTTATTAACTTAAAAATTGCACACTTTAGCCTACTAATTGGTTTAAGTGTATCTTTTTAGTTAAAGAAAAAGAAGTTCGGGGTTTAACTTGTCTCTAAAAGTTGTTTCTTCGGGTAGTTTATGCAAAATGACCAAAGCTAAAAATTCCATGTTCTTTACCCAATTCTGCCGACCAACTCCCGCTGGTTCGTCACTCCACTGGCATGGTGCTGGGCACCAAGGAACCGCGCGCACGTGGTATTTTGGCTGGTTGGAGTGGAGGAACACCTCTCGAGGGAGGTGAGTACTTCAAAGTAACATTAGCATCCACGGGGGTGGGATTGAGCCGCCGACCTCTAGGTCcgcactgttgggaaacgtagcatgcaatttcaaaaaatttcctacgctcacgcaagatccatctaggagatgcatagcaacgagagggggagagtgtgtccatgtaccctcgtagaccgaaagcggaagcgtttgacaacgcggttgatgtagttgaatttcttctcgtttcgaccgatcaagcaccgaacgtacggcgcctccgagttatgcacacgtacaactcgatgacgtccctcgaactcttgatccagcaaagtgtcgaggaagtagatgagttccgttagcacgacggcgtggtgacggtgatggtgaagtgatccgcgcagggcttcgcctaagcactacgagaatatgaccggaggcgtaaactgtggagtggggcgccgcacacgactaacaattgttggtgtgtgctCTAGGCGCCCCcgccccatgtatatataggtgggagggggaggggagctgccatggggcgccccaagtaggaggaatcctacttgggcccctagtccaattcagccccctttccttattaccgaaaggggggaaagggaagagaggggggaggaaggaaagggggggtgtcggtgtcaaaaccggcggatctctggtagggggtcccgaactgtgcgtctaggatcgatggtaacaggagacgggggacacgatgtttacccaggttcgggccctctctatggaggtaataccctacttcctgcttgattgatcttgatgaatatgagtgttacaagagttgatctaccacgagatcgtaatggctaaaccctagaagtctagcctgtatgactacggtaatgTATCTCGGTCCTTTCCGgactaatccctccggtttatatagacaccggggggatctagggtttacatggagtcggttacataagaaggaatcttcggtcgccaagcttgccttccacgccaagtagagtccaatccggacacgggtacagtcttcggccttcatgtcttcacagcccatcagtccgacccatggataacaggccggacgcccgaggaccccttagtccaggactccctcagtaacccccgaaccagtcttcaatagcgaggtgttcggcacacatattatcttcggcattgcaaggcgggttcctccttcaatGATCTctaagtaatgtattcggccattgatccaatgtcgcctccttggcttctgcgcgttAAATAATCTTCatcttccacatgtcgagcgaatgtggaaggtcagggtatttttgcaaataacaccccgctcatgcaaggaagagcgcctatttaaagagatcggATCCCAGATCCATTCGGTGCCACGCAGAAGAAATCCCCGGAGactgcttaggagaaaccattccagcatggcaagcgttcccagctcctccgctcgttccatcccagagaaaggcgagtgggagaggtgttcggTGTCTCATAGCCAATTGACGAAGTTGCAAACGTAGGGATTTCTCCCTcctgcagatctagtccctgttcgagcgggGATAGCTTCCTTCAATGGtgggactcaggcagaggacttccccaatccgcccaggggagagcgagtgtgttttgtcccctacctgctaagaggcgttggatttccaatccatccgttcctccgagggcttctggagtactatggcatccagctgcacaacttcactcccgcctccattctgcacattgcgggttacgtcgctttatgcgaactattcctgggcgtcgaggctcatttcgagttgtggaggaagttgttctgtttCGTCCCGCGTAATCAcgaagggtcaatatttgaagtgggcggagccgaagtatggcgcgtcgccgataccggatatccgtccggcacaccaaggaaggcacctgacgaatggccctccgaatggttctatattgaggacgtcacgCTTCCCGACccggttcgaaagggtcttcctgaatttgtgAGCGTCCCGCTGAAGAAATGTCATAGTTGGCGTCTCCGGAGCCTTGAAGAGGACGACGGAgcggaggttcgtcagctgatgagcaagataaaagagCTCGTTCAATCCGGACTCACAgtagtcgaggttatggcgatctccatagcgcgtggggttcagccgctccaatacagagagcttccaatgtggcactacaatggggaggatgacgcctcccgctgcggccggagaggtccggatacccctgccgctttggctaagatattagccgagctgttcaaaggggaggaagaggaatttctttgCATCAAACTCAGAGACGGGTATTCTATGTATAACCCTCTGTTTTTACTCCTTCCATCTCCGAATTGCCTTTGGTAAATTTCAAGTTTGTTTgcttatgacagcactggcgaaaggtcaccgagGGACTTCATAGTCCGGCCCCATAGCCagagaaccacaaccgggagcttgatcccgggtttgaagaggatccggatgtattcgtggtgctcgcggaggggttgttttaccagacgagctatgatggcaccgaagtggccatcaccgccgactaccctggccttcttcct
This DNA window, taken from Triticum aestivum cultivar Chinese Spring chromosome 1D, IWGSC CS RefSeq v2.1, whole genome shotgun sequence, encodes the following:
- the LOC123171659 gene encoding basic leucine zipper 23, which gives rise to MDDGVDLPSQFLFPHPEMPGTFGDLLGDAAAATCTHTHTCNPPGPSAATHTHTCLHTHTHQLFAAGSEDDDAARPRRPLGNREAVRKYREKKKAHAAFLEEEVKKLRAANQQLQRRLQGHATLEAEVARLRGLLFDVRAKIDAEAAGAFPFQKQCSVGSVVCTDPTLCFNNGNSEAGGACWEGSSGPASVDCRFDEDGSGNGGASREIDAPEQPVRPMDVVELCFPS